A single Sphingomonas kaistensis DNA region contains:
- a CDS encoding polyprenyl synthetase family protein: MTASVHPLNPAPSLDPLVALTASDMNAVNQVILARMQSQVPLIPELAGYLIAGGGKRMRPMLTCASAALCQYPGSRHHSLAAAVEFIHTATLLHDDVVDVSETRRGKRTANVIWGNPASVLVGDFLFSRAFELMVEDGSLKVLKILSRASAVIAEGEVAQLTAQRQIGTSEDTYLSIIEAKTAALFAAACHIAPVVAEAGEEAEEALNSFGRNLGIAFQLVDDAIDYTSEAGTSGKDLGDDFREGKMTLPIILAYARGSDDDRRFWREAVGGERTGDDDLAHAIALFHRTNAIADTLERARTYARRALDNLAPFPAGKAKAALTQAVEFAVARAY; this comes from the coding sequence ATGACCGCTTCCGTCCACCCGCTCAACCCGGCGCCCAGCCTCGATCCGCTGGTCGCCCTGACCGCTTCCGACATGAATGCCGTAAATCAGGTCATTCTTGCTCGAATGCAGAGCCAGGTGCCGCTCATTCCGGAGCTTGCCGGTTATCTCATCGCCGGCGGCGGCAAGCGGATGCGGCCGATGCTGACCTGCGCCAGCGCCGCCTTGTGCCAATATCCCGGCAGCCGCCATCACAGCCTCGCCGCAGCGGTCGAATTCATCCACACCGCGACCCTGCTCCACGACGACGTGGTGGACGTCAGCGAAACCCGCCGCGGCAAGCGCACCGCCAATGTCATCTGGGGCAATCCCGCCAGCGTGCTGGTCGGCGATTTCCTGTTCTCCCGCGCGTTCGAACTGATGGTCGAGGACGGCAGCCTCAAGGTCCTGAAGATCCTAAGCCGCGCGTCCGCCGTGATTGCCGAGGGCGAGGTCGCGCAACTGACCGCGCAGCGCCAGATCGGCACCTCCGAAGACACCTACCTGTCGATCATCGAGGCCAAGACCGCCGCCCTGTTTGCCGCCGCCTGCCACATCGCGCCGGTGGTCGCCGAAGCCGGCGAAGAAGCCGAGGAGGCCTTGAACAGCTTCGGCCGCAACCTCGGCATCGCTTTCCAGCTGGTCGACGACGCGATCGACTACACCAGCGAAGCGGGGACCAGCGGCAAGGATCTCGGCGACGACTTCCGCGAAGGCAAGATGACCCTGCCGATCATCCTCGCCTACGCCCGCGGCTCCGACGACGACCGCCGCTTCTGGCGCGAAGCGGTCGGCGGCGAACGGACGGGCGACGACGACCTCGCCCACGCCATTGCCCTTTTCCACCGCACCAACGCCATCGCCGACACGCTCGAACGCGCCCGCACCTACGCCCGCCGCGCGCTCGACAATCTTGCCCCCTTCCCGGCCGGCAAGGCCAAGGCGGCGCTGACCCAGGCGGTCGAATTTGCGGTGGCCCGGGCCTACTAA
- a CDS encoding ATP-binding protein: protein MRAGRSTWLIVAAAMVPLLLFVIFQVGFAAQEQRQELEARALNVADKLILAADAETVRYATLLDTLATSRGVRERDWGRLGDRFAELKALNPDLRGLTVEDADGRLISRVGLPVERATEVAEGSRSSRPLFAGYVRTGGCRCLLFERAARTDDGQPLQITLLTDSDQFRRLLPVTDDYEVSALVGPSAHFIARSRGQEERFGSLASLNLQKAVASGADSGFYRGRTLEGFESYTAFARSDRTGWTGHVALGRNYIDNPARKFLASLVAAALLSLLLAGLLIAFALRQMKEARLLAERMQQAQKMEALGQLTGGLAHDFNNLLTPVIGVLDQLSRRDGLDERGRKLATGALSSAQRAAKLTQQLLAFSRRQRLTVEPVDVASLVGNVAQLVERTISSRHCFTVEVEADTGCVRSDLTQLELALLNLAINARDASPDGGEIKLRVTREAGSLGSAGFVRFAMIDRGTGMDDATRRRALEPFFTTKPTGRGTGLGLAQVFGVVEQSGGSVEIESAPGEGTTVLLRLPACAEGQAMASRSSQAEGATATDHALRLLVVDDDPEVRATLAQMLSEAGHSVDSVASGHSALAAIGTEQFDLVVSDYLMPEMSGAELISEARQVRPDLPFLIVSGFADSDELARNCPDTARIGKPFVASELLAAVEDAAAV from the coding sequence TTGAGGGCCGGTCGATCGACCTGGCTGATCGTGGCGGCGGCGATGGTGCCGCTGTTGCTGTTCGTGATCTTCCAGGTCGGGTTCGCCGCGCAGGAGCAACGCCAGGAGCTCGAAGCGCGGGCGCTGAATGTCGCCGACAAATTGATCCTCGCCGCCGATGCCGAGACGGTGCGTTACGCGACGCTGCTCGATACGCTGGCGACGTCGCGCGGGGTGCGTGAGCGCGATTGGGGGCGGCTGGGAGACCGGTTCGCCGAATTGAAGGCGCTCAATCCCGATCTTCGCGGGCTGACGGTCGAGGACGCGGATGGCCGGCTGATCAGCCGCGTCGGCTTGCCCGTCGAACGGGCGACCGAAGTCGCCGAGGGTTCGCGGTCGAGCCGGCCGTTGTTCGCGGGTTATGTCCGCACCGGCGGTTGCCGCTGCCTCCTGTTCGAGCGGGCGGCCCGGACCGACGACGGCCAGCCCCTTCAGATCACCCTGCTGACCGACAGCGACCAGTTTCGTCGCCTTCTGCCGGTGACGGACGATTATGAGGTCTCGGCCCTTGTCGGTCCCAGCGCGCATTTCATCGCGCGCAGCCGCGGACAGGAGGAACGGTTCGGCTCGCTGGCTTCGCTCAACCTGCAGAAGGCGGTGGCGTCGGGCGCCGATTCCGGTTTCTATCGCGGGCGGACGCTGGAGGGGTTCGAAAGCTATACCGCGTTCGCCCGCTCGGACCGCACCGGCTGGACCGGGCATGTGGCGCTGGGCCGCAATTATATCGACAATCCGGCGCGCAAGTTCCTGGCGTCGCTGGTCGCCGCGGCGCTGTTGTCGCTGCTGCTGGCGGGATTGCTGATCGCCTTTGCGCTGCGCCAGATGAAGGAAGCGCGGCTGCTCGCCGAGCGGATGCAGCAGGCGCAGAAGATGGAGGCGCTGGGCCAACTGACGGGCGGGCTGGCGCATGATTTCAACAATCTGCTGACCCCGGTGATCGGGGTGCTCGACCAACTGAGCCGGCGCGACGGGCTGGACGAGCGCGGCCGCAAGCTGGCGACCGGCGCCCTGTCTTCGGCGCAGCGGGCGGCGAAGCTGACGCAGCAGTTGCTGGCGTTCTCGCGCCGCCAGCGGTTGACGGTGGAGCCGGTCGACGTGGCGAGCCTTGTCGGCAACGTCGCGCAACTGGTCGAACGGACGATCAGCAGCCGGCATTGCTTCACGGTCGAGGTCGAGGCGGATACCGGCTGCGTGCGGAGCGACCTGACGCAGCTCGAGCTCGCGTTGCTAAACCTTGCGATCAACGCGCGCGATGCTTCGCCCGACGGAGGCGAGATCAAGCTCCGGGTGACGCGGGAGGCGGGCAGCCTCGGCAGTGCGGGTTTCGTGCGGTTCGCAATGATCGACCGCGGCACGGGCATGGACGATGCGACCCGGCGGCGGGCGCTGGAGCCGTTCTTCACGACCAAGCCGACCGGCCGCGGAACGGGGCTCGGGCTGGCGCAGGTGTTCGGGGTGGTCGAGCAATCGGGCGGCTCGGTCGAGATCGAGAGCGCGCCGGGGGAAGGGACGACCGTACTGCTGCGTCTGCCGGCTTGTGCCGAGGGTCAGGCGATGGCGTCGCGGTCGTCGCAAGCGGAAGGTGCCACGGCGACCGATCATGCGCTGCGCCTGCTGGTCGTCGACGACGATCCCGAAGTGCGCGCCACCTTGGCGCAGATGCTGAGCGAAGCGGGGCATTCGGTCGATTCGGTGGCGAGCGGCCACAGCGCGCTGGCGGCGATCGGGACCGAGCAGTTCGATTTGGTGGTGTCCGATTATCTGATGCCCGAGATGAGCGGCGCCGAGCTGATCAGCGAAGCGCGGCAGGTGCGGCCGGACCTGCCGTTCCTGATCGTCAGCGGGTTTGCCGACAGCGACGAGCTTGCCCGCAATTGCCCGGACACGGCGCGGATCGGAAAGCCGTTCGTGGCGAGCGAGCTGCTTGCCGCCGTCGAGGATGCGGCGGCGGTTTGA
- a CDS encoding aldo/keto reductase: MKTVTLSTGDKVPMLGQGSWMMGERPERRADEIAALRAGVDLGMTLIDTAEMYGDGAAESLIGEALGDRRNELFLVSKVYPHNAGRRLEASCEASLGRLKTDRLDLYLLHWRGNVPLDETVEGMEALRRAGKIRYWGVSNLDTDDMEELVAAGGSACVTDQILYNLTRRGPEQALMPWLAEHDMAVMAYSPVEQGRLLDHPALARIARDIGASEAQVALAWAMRDGRTIAIPKAGSVGHVRDNRKAADLVLDADQIAALDAAFPRPDRATPLEML, encoded by the coding sequence TTGAAGACCGTTACGCTTTCCACCGGCGACAAAGTGCCGATGCTGGGTCAGGGCAGCTGGATGATGGGCGAACGACCCGAGCGCCGTGCGGATGAGATCGCGGCGCTGCGAGCCGGGGTCGACCTCGGCATGACGCTGATCGACACGGCTGAAATGTATGGCGACGGCGCGGCCGAGAGCCTGATCGGCGAGGCGCTGGGCGACCGGCGCAACGAACTGTTCCTCGTCAGCAAGGTGTATCCCCATAATGCTGGCCGCAGGCTCGAAGCTTCGTGCGAAGCGAGCCTCGGGCGGCTCAAGACCGACCGGCTCGACCTCTATCTGCTGCATTGGCGCGGAAACGTCCCGCTGGACGAGACGGTCGAGGGGATGGAAGCGCTGCGGCGGGCGGGCAAGATCCGATATTGGGGCGTCAGCAATCTCGATACCGACGACATGGAGGAACTGGTGGCGGCAGGCGGGTCGGCCTGCGTTACCGATCAGATCCTCTACAATCTGACGCGGCGCGGGCCGGAACAGGCGCTGATGCCGTGGCTGGCCGAGCATGACATGGCGGTGATGGCGTACAGTCCGGTCGAGCAGGGTCGGCTGCTCGACCATCCGGCGCTGGCGCGGATCGCCAGGGATATCGGCGCCAGCGAGGCGCAGGTCGCGCTGGCATGGGCGATGCGCGACGGGCGGACGATCGCCATTCCCAAGGCCGGGAGCGTGGGCCATGTCCGGGACAATCGAAAGGCGGCGGACTTGGTGCTCGACGCGGATCAGATCGCGGCGCTGGATGCGGCGTTTCCGCGACCTGATCGGGCGACCCCGTTGGAGATGCTATGA
- a CDS encoding NAD(P)-dependent alcohol dehydrogenase produces MVDTIGYAAKHSFSRMKPFRFEREDPKDNEVLIDVLYCGVCHSDIHQVKNEWSNTVYPCVPGHEVVGRISKAAANGKYKVGDIVGVGCMVDSCQSCSPCKEGDEQYCEGPNGFLATYNGPFIPAKMAATGENMYGRDNTYGGYSSNIVCREDFVIGIPDGLKPEEAAPILCAGVTTFSPMKHWGVKAGDKVGVIGLGGLGHMAVKLAKALGAEVTVFTTSEDKKADAEKLGATHVNLEKEIAKKAEELGAMPGTFDFIISTVPEKHDINPFIALLKRDKTLVIVGALEPMAGVDNSQVAFHRRSVAGSLIGSIAETQEVIDFCAQHGIAPEIEVIPIQDVNKAMKKVEKGDVRFRYVIDMASLDQEEVDNDD; encoded by the coding sequence ATGGTCGATACGATCGGTTACGCCGCCAAACACAGCTTCAGCCGCATGAAGCCCTTCCGCTTCGAGCGCGAGGATCCAAAGGACAATGAAGTCCTGATCGACGTCCTTTATTGCGGCGTCTGCCATTCCGACATCCACCAGGTGAAGAACGAATGGTCGAACACCGTCTATCCGTGCGTCCCAGGCCATGAAGTCGTCGGCCGCATCAGCAAGGCGGCGGCGAACGGCAAGTATAAGGTCGGCGACATCGTCGGCGTCGGCTGCATGGTCGACAGCTGCCAGTCCTGCTCGCCCTGCAAGGAAGGCGACGAGCAATACTGCGAAGGCCCCAACGGCTTCCTCGCCACCTACAACGGCCCGTTCATCCCCGCCAAAATGGCCGCGACGGGCGAGAACATGTATGGCCGCGACAACACCTACGGCGGCTATTCGTCGAACATCGTCTGCCGCGAAGATTTCGTGATCGGCATCCCCGACGGCCTCAAGCCCGAAGAAGCCGCCCCGATCCTGTGCGCGGGCGTCACCACCTTTTCGCCGATGAAGCATTGGGGCGTGAAGGCGGGCGACAAGGTCGGCGTGATCGGTCTCGGCGGTCTCGGCCACATGGCGGTCAAGCTTGCCAAGGCGCTCGGCGCCGAGGTCACCGTCTTCACCACCAGCGAGGACAAGAAGGCGGACGCCGAAAAGCTCGGCGCGACCCACGTCAATCTCGAAAAGGAGATCGCCAAGAAGGCCGAGGAACTGGGTGCGATGCCCGGCACCTTTGACTTCATCATCTCGACCGTGCCCGAAAAGCACGACATCAACCCGTTCATCGCGCTCTTGAAGCGTGACAAGACGCTGGTGATCGTCGGCGCGCTGGAACCGATGGCCGGGGTCGACAACAGCCAGGTCGCCTTCCACCGCCGCTCGGTCGCGGGCTCGCTGATCGGTTCGATCGCCGAAACGCAGGAAGTAATCGACTTCTGCGCCCAGCACGGCATTGCGCCCGAGATCGAGGTCATCCCGATCCAGGACGTCAACAAGGCAATGAAAAAGGTCGAAAAGGGCGACGTGCGCTTCCGCTACGTCATCGACATGGCCAGCCTCGACCAGGAAGAAGTCGACAACGACGACTGA
- a CDS encoding response regulator transcription factor — protein sequence MRVLIVEDEPSLGRQLRSTLEGAGYAVDLATDGEDGHYLGQTESYDAVVLDLGLPEVDGLTVLDRWRKEGRRMPVLVLTARDSWSDKVAGLDAGADDYLAKPFQTEELIARLRALIRRASGNASSELIAGDIRLDTRSGKVTKDGEPVKLTAQEYKLLSYLMHHKGKVVSRTELIEHIYDQDFDRDSNTIEVFVTRIRKKLGPDVITTIRGLGYSLEEPA from the coding sequence ATGCGCGTCCTGATCGTCGAAGACGAACCCTCGCTTGGCCGCCAGCTCCGTTCGACGCTGGAAGGCGCGGGCTATGCGGTCGATCTCGCCACCGATGGCGAGGATGGACATTATCTCGGCCAGACCGAAAGCTATGACGCCGTGGTGCTCGACCTCGGCCTGCCCGAAGTCGACGGCCTCACCGTGCTCGACCGCTGGCGCAAGGAAGGGCGCCGGATGCCCGTGCTGGTGCTGACCGCGCGCGACAGCTGGTCGGACAAGGTCGCCGGCCTCGACGCCGGCGCCGACGATTATCTCGCCAAGCCGTTCCAGACCGAAGAACTGATCGCGCGCCTCCGCGCCCTCATCCGCCGCGCGTCGGGCAATGCCTCGAGCGAGCTCATCGCCGGCGACATCCGCCTCGACACCCGCTCGGGCAAGGTCACCAAGGACGGCGAGCCGGTGAAGCTCACCGCGCAGGAATACAAGCTGCTTAGCTACCTCATGCACCACAAGGGCAAGGTGGTCAGCCGGACTGAACTAATCGAGCATATCTACGACCAGGACTTCGACCGCGACTCGAACACCATCGAAGTGTTCGTGACCCGCATCCGCAAGAAGCTCGGCCCCGACGTCATCACCACCATCCGCGGCCTCGGCTACAGCCTCGAAGAGCCTGCATGA
- a CDS encoding HAMP domain-containing sensor histidine kinase encodes MTKQEPIAAATIGAPAPRRRGTGSLTRRMIVIAAVWISILLAVGGFALDRLLTNSLVRNFDENLELVLRSMIGSSEIGTVGEIRFSRPPADQRFIESYSGSYFQITPLPGADGKTPQVEDYPSRSLWDRRLTVDPAAVRGTETHKYDSYQFSGEPLRIVERDVIIPGSPVKWRYQVAQSRENLDMQLKELRTTLTWSFAVLGLGLVMLAALQTFYGLWPLRRVRHEVVAIRSGAKTRISDDFPDEIQPLTQEINQLLAHNEEQAEEARRHAGNLAHALKTPLTVITNAATARDPELHDTVCREATTMRRQVDHHLARARAIGRRASAQARAPVWESLTAVQRAVTTMHEGTTIDIAGDKKSEVRVERQDLDEMLGNLVENAAKYGSGRVFVTVEKSAPFVDILIEDDGPGIPAEQRTELFTRGKRLDTTGKPGTGLGLAIVRDVAEIYGGTVRLEESEDLGGLLARLSLPMG; translated from the coding sequence ATGACGAAGCAGGAACCCATCGCCGCCGCGACCATAGGTGCCCCGGCCCCCCGCCGCCGCGGCACGGGGTCTCTCACCCGCCGCATGATCGTCATCGCCGCGGTATGGATCTCGATCCTCCTCGCCGTCGGCGGCTTCGCGCTCGACCGGCTGCTGACCAACAGCCTGGTCCGCAATTTCGACGAAAATCTCGAGCTGGTGCTGCGCTCGATGATCGGTTCGTCGGAAATCGGCACGGTGGGCGAAATCCGCTTCTCGCGCCCGCCCGCCGACCAGCGCTTCATCGAAAGCTATTCGGGCAGCTATTTCCAGATCACGCCGCTGCCCGGCGCCGACGGCAAAACCCCGCAAGTGGAAGATTACCCTTCCCGCTCGCTGTGGGACCGCCGCCTGACCGTCGACCCCGCCGCGGTGCGCGGAACCGAAACCCACAAATACGACAGCTACCAGTTCAGCGGCGAGCCGCTGCGCATCGTCGAACGCGACGTCATCATCCCCGGCAGCCCGGTCAAATGGCGCTACCAGGTCGCGCAAAGCCGCGAAAATCTCGACATGCAGCTGAAAGAGCTGCGCACCACTTTGACCTGGAGTTTCGCGGTTCTCGGGCTCGGCCTCGTCATGCTCGCCGCGCTGCAGACCTTTTACGGCCTCTGGCCGCTGCGCCGGGTCCGGCACGAAGTGGTCGCCATCCGCTCCGGCGCCAAGACCCGCATTTCCGACGACTTCCCCGACGAAATCCAGCCGCTGACGCAGGAAATCAACCAGCTCCTCGCGCATAACGAGGAGCAAGCCGAGGAAGCCCGCCGCCACGCCGGCAACCTCGCCCACGCGCTCAAAACCCCGCTCACCGTCATCACCAACGCCGCCACCGCCCGTGATCCCGAGCTTCACGACACCGTGTGCCGCGAAGCGACCACCATGCGCCGCCAAGTCGACCACCACCTCGCCCGCGCCCGCGCGATCGGCCGCCGCGCCTCGGCCCAAGCCCGCGCACCGGTGTGGGAAAGCCTGACGGCGGTGCAGCGCGCGGTGACCACCATGCACGAAGGCACCACGATCGACATTGCCGGCGACAAGAAGTCGGAGGTCCGGGTCGAACGCCAGGACCTCGATGAAATGCTCGGCAACCTGGTCGAGAACGCCGCCAAATATGGCTCGGGCCGAGTGTTCGTCACGGTGGAGAAATCGGCGCCCTTCGTCGACATCCTGATCGAGGACGACGGCCCCGGCATCCCCGCCGAACAACGTACCGAACTCTTCACCCGCGGCAAGCGGCTCGACACCACCGGCAAGCCCGGCACCGGCCTCGGCCTCGCCATCGTCCGCGATGTGGCGGAAATCTACGGCGGCACCGTCAGGCTGGAAGAAAGCGAGGACCTCGGCGGCCTCCTCGCCCGCCTCAGCCTGCCGATGGGCTGA
- the hrpB gene encoding ATP-dependent helicase HrpB: MEPAVSALPIHHVLPDLLAALDAGPRALLVAPPGAGKTTAVPPALLGRPWCDGQILLLVPRRLAARAAAEFIARSLGEQPGSTVGYQTRLDSRAGKGTRLIAMTHGVYLSRLQNDPELSGVSAVLFDEVHERSLDSDLALALTLDAAEALRPDLRLLAMSATLDGERFSALLGDPPLIRSEGRSHPLSLVHLGRDAAARIEPQVAAACRRALADSDASVLAFLPGVAEIKRTADALGSLPADVVLHRLHGQVDPAAQRAALAAPAPGTRKLVLSTAIAETSVTLDHVAAVVDSGLARRPRYDRGAGLTRLVTERASRAAVTQRAGRAARQRPGTAYRLWEEAAFNALPAHDPPEILEADLSSLLLTCLGWGEADPSRLPFLDPPPAAALAEARRRLEALGALDGDRLTDHGRAIARLPLEPRLAHMLIESATRSFGQSAADAAVLLTERGLGGNDPDLELRHRRWRSDRGKRAEGGRGLASRWLKLTGAPSGRADRLAEAIALAFPDRLSRRRDASGEHWQSVGGRGFRLDPASSLASAQWLAVAEVAGAASGARILSAAAIYEADVLALFGDRIETRHDGAFDPATGSVTPTRSRRLGAIRLASGPDPHPDPAAIAAALVEGVAEHGLHLLPWNEEADALRARAAFAADPAVADLSDEALSARLEEWLTPLTQGRRRLSDIAASALVQALQNLLGWDGQQRLDKLAPSHFRSPAGSSHPIDYAAPGGPTVEVRAQALYGLASHPTVAGGRVPLTLAITSPAGRPIQTSRDLPSFWAGSWREVAKEMRGRYPRHPWPDDPAAASPTLRAKPRS; this comes from the coding sequence ATGGAACCGGCGGTGAGCGCGCTTCCCATTCACCATGTCCTGCCCGACCTTCTGGCAGCCCTGGACGCCGGACCGCGCGCCTTGCTGGTCGCGCCGCCGGGTGCCGGCAAGACCACCGCCGTCCCGCCCGCCCTGCTGGGCCGACCGTGGTGTGACGGCCAGATCCTGCTGCTCGTCCCCCGCCGCCTCGCCGCCCGCGCCGCGGCTGAGTTCATCGCCCGTTCGCTGGGTGAGCAGCCCGGCAGCACGGTCGGCTACCAGACCCGCCTCGACAGCCGCGCCGGCAAGGGCACCCGCCTGATCGCCATGACCCACGGCGTCTATCTGTCGCGGCTCCAGAACGATCCCGAACTGTCCGGCGTCTCCGCGGTCCTGTTCGACGAAGTCCACGAACGCAGCCTCGACAGCGACCTCGCGCTCGCGCTCACCCTCGACGCGGCCGAAGCGCTGCGCCCCGACCTCCGCCTCCTCGCGATGAGCGCGACCCTCGACGGTGAGCGTTTCAGTGCGCTGCTCGGGGACCCGCCGCTGATCCGCTCCGAAGGCCGCTCGCACCCGCTGAGCCTGGTGCACCTCGGCCGCGATGCCGCCGCCCGCATCGAGCCGCAAGTCGCCGCCGCCTGCCGCCGCGCGCTGGCCGACAGCGACGCCTCGGTTCTCGCTTTCCTGCCCGGCGTCGCCGAGATCAAGCGCACCGCCGATGCGCTCGGGAGCTTGCCCGCCGACGTGGTGCTCCATCGCCTCCACGGCCAGGTCGACCCCGCCGCCCAGCGCGCCGCCCTTGCCGCCCCCGCGCCCGGTACCCGCAAGCTCGTGCTCTCGACCGCCATCGCCGAGACCAGCGTTACCCTCGACCATGTCGCCGCGGTGGTCGACAGCGGCCTCGCCCGCCGTCCGCGCTATGATCGCGGCGCCGGCCTCACCCGCCTCGTCACCGAACGCGCCAGCCGCGCCGCCGTCACCCAGCGCGCCGGCCGCGCCGCCCGCCAGCGGCCCGGCACCGCCTACCGTCTGTGGGAAGAAGCCGCCTTCAACGCCCTGCCCGCCCACGACCCGCCCGAAATCCTCGAAGCCGACTTGTCGAGCCTGCTCCTCACGTGCCTTGGCTGGGGCGAAGCGGACCCTTCCCGCCTCCCCTTCCTCGATCCACCCCCCGCCGCCGCCCTTGCCGAAGCCCGCCGCCGTCTCGAAGCCCTCGGCGCGCTCGACGGGGATCGCCTTACCGACCACGGCCGCGCCATCGCCCGCTTGCCCCTCGAGCCCCGCCTCGCGCACATGTTGATCGAAAGCGCCACCCGCAGCTTCGGGCAGTCCGCCGCCGATGCCGCCGTGCTGCTCACCGAGCGCGGTCTCGGCGGCAACGATCCCGACCTCGAACTCCGCCACCGCCGCTGGCGCAGCGATCGCGGCAAGCGCGCTGAGGGCGGCCGCGGGCTGGCCAGCCGCTGGCTCAAGCTGACCGGAGCGCCGTCTGGCCGCGCCGACCGCCTGGCCGAAGCCATCGCGCTCGCCTTCCCCGACCGCCTGTCCCGCCGCCGCGACGCGTCGGGTGAGCATTGGCAATCGGTCGGCGGCCGCGGTTTCCGGCTCGACCCCGCTTCCTCGCTCGCCTCCGCCCAGTGGCTGGCCGTAGCCGAGGTCGCCGGTGCCGCCTCCGGCGCCCGCATCCTCTCCGCCGCCGCGATCTACGAGGCCGACGTCCTCGCCCTGTTCGGCGATCGCATCGAGACCCGCCACGACGGCGCGTTCGACCCCGCCACCGGCAGCGTCACTCCGACCCGCAGCCGCCGCCTCGGCGCCATACGGCTCGCCTCTGGCCCCGATCCGCACCCCGATCCCGCAGCCATCGCCGCCGCGCTGGTCGAAGGCGTCGCCGAACACGGCCTTCACCTCCTGCCCTGGAACGAAGAGGCCGACGCTCTCCGGGCCCGCGCCGCCTTCGCCGCCGATCCGGCCGTGGCCGATCTTTCCGACGAAGCCCTCTCGGCACGTCTCGAGGAATGGCTCACTCCGTTGACGCAAGGCCGTCGCCGGCTATCCGACATCGCCGCCAGCGCGCTCGTCCAAGCGCTTCAGAACCTGCTCGGCTGGGACGGCCAGCAACGGCTCGACAAGCTGGCGCCCAGCCACTTCCGCTCGCCCGCCGGCTCGTCCCACCCGATCGACTATGCAGCGCCCGGCGGCCCAACGGTCGAGGTCCGCGCCCAAGCCCTGTACGGCCTTGCCAGCCATCCCACCGTCGCCGGTGGCCGCGTGCCCCTTACGCTGGCCATCACCTCGCCCGCCGGCCGGCCGATTCAGACCAGCCGCGACCTCCCCTCCTTTTGGGCCGGCAGCTGGCGCGAGGTCGCCAAGGAAATGCGCGGCCGCTACCCGCGCCACCCGTGGCCCGACGACCCCGCCGCTGCCTCCCCGACGCTGCGGGCCAAGCCCCGCTCTTGA